From the Rhodopirellula bahusiensis genome, one window contains:
- a CDS encoding sensor histidine kinase, which translates to MSQQASTAASTHNAPESQANELTVLREQVKRLQGMATLGELTGTATHEFNNVLMTVINYAKLGLRNEDKASRDKALTKILEASERAAQITNTILAQARNRSDTMGPVDLSGLVRETLVLMQREMQKYRISIETDLAETSTVHASGNQIQRLLLNLLTNSRQAIGECGTLWIRVATCETGTDGPGYVELTVRDSGKGIPEDVLPKIFDPYFSTKAGPDETGKGGTGLGLAACKDIIDEHKGRVRVESSVGRGTAFIIRLPISASQRAAA; encoded by the coding sequence ATGTCGCAACAAGCTTCCACCGCCGCTTCGACTCACAACGCTCCTGAATCGCAAGCCAACGAGCTGACGGTGCTTCGGGAGCAAGTCAAACGGTTGCAAGGGATGGCGACACTCGGCGAACTGACCGGCACCGCGACGCACGAATTCAACAACGTGCTGATGACGGTCATCAACTACGCCAAGCTGGGACTTCGCAACGAAGACAAAGCCAGCCGCGACAAAGCACTGACGAAGATTTTGGAAGCGTCCGAGCGAGCCGCACAAATCACCAACACGATTCTGGCCCAAGCTCGCAATCGCAGCGACACGATGGGACCAGTTGATCTGAGCGGCCTGGTTCGCGAAACTTTGGTTCTGATGCAACGCGAAATGCAGAAGTACCGAATCAGCATCGAAACTGACTTGGCTGAAACGTCAACGGTTCACGCCAGCGGCAATCAAATCCAACGCTTGCTGCTCAACCTGCTGACCAATTCGCGACAAGCGATCGGGGAATGTGGCACGTTGTGGATTCGAGTCGCAACGTGCGAAACCGGAACCGACGGACCGGGCTACGTTGAACTGACCGTTCGCGATTCAGGCAAAGGCATCCCGGAAGACGTCTTGCCAAAGATCTTCGATCCGTACTTCTCCACCAAAGCCGGTCCCGACGAAACCGGCAAGGGCGGCACCGGATTGGGTTTGGCGGCCTGCAAAGACATCATCGACGAACACAAAGGACGAGTGCGAGTCGAAAGCTCGGTCGGTCGTGGCACCGCGTTCATCATCCGCTTGCCAATCAGCGCGTCCCAACGAGCCGCCGCATAA
- a CDS encoding phytanoyl-CoA dioxygenase family protein — protein sequence MPGPLNEAQIADYDSQGFLVSASLFDADEIELLRRSAKEDKRLDDHAFGRDDGEGGTVRLSVWNHPGDGIYGAFARCDRLVQRAEQLLRDEPYHYHSKMIMKDARVGGAWAWHQDYGYWYGNGVLTPNLVSCFIAVDPATRENGCLQVIRGSHACGRVHHQLTGQQAGADPERVAEILKRFELVHVEMSPGDVLFFHSNLLHRSDQNHSDNPRWSMICCFNAKSNDPYKDSHHPRYTPLDRLPDSAVRQIGEQRFEDTDSRQNDSQSQSMAWLDPNRDASATSLKAQSKDAEN from the coding sequence ATGCCCGGTCCACTCAACGAAGCTCAGATTGCCGACTACGACAGCCAAGGTTTCTTGGTGTCTGCCTCGTTGTTCGATGCCGATGAGATCGAACTGCTACGCCGCTCGGCCAAAGAAGACAAACGCTTGGATGACCACGCCTTTGGTCGCGACGACGGCGAAGGCGGCACGGTTCGGTTGTCGGTTTGGAATCATCCCGGCGATGGCATCTACGGAGCGTTCGCACGCTGCGACCGGTTGGTCCAAAGGGCCGAGCAACTGCTGCGTGACGAACCGTATCATTACCACTCCAAGATGATCATGAAGGACGCCCGAGTCGGTGGGGCGTGGGCGTGGCATCAAGACTACGGCTACTGGTACGGCAACGGTGTTCTAACGCCGAACTTGGTCAGTTGCTTCATTGCCGTCGATCCCGCGACGCGAGAAAACGGATGCCTGCAAGTCATTCGTGGTTCCCATGCCTGCGGACGCGTTCACCATCAACTGACCGGCCAACAAGCCGGTGCGGATCCGGAACGTGTGGCTGAAATCTTGAAACGGTTTGAGCTGGTGCATGTTGAAATGAGCCCGGGCGACGTGCTCTTTTTCCATTCCAATCTGTTGCATCGCAGCGATCAAAATCACAGCGACAACCCGCGCTGGTCCATGATCTGTTGCTTCAACGCCAAGTCCAACGATCCTTACAAGGATTCACATCACCCTCGCTACACACCATTGGATCGATTGCCGGACTCCGCCGTGCGTCAAATTGGCGAGCAAAGATTCGAAGACACGGACTCCCGCCAAAACGACTCGCAAAGTCAGTCCATGGCGTGGCTGGACCCCAATCGAGATGCCAGCGCGACCTCACTGAAGGCTCAATCAAAGGACGCGGAGAATTGA
- a CDS encoding Gfo/Idh/MocA family protein encodes MTPRENDSVDLGIDPVMPKNREVPIGCIGAGFIMDDCQLVAYGAAGFYPAAIASRRREQAASVAERHGISKVFDNPNELLADSSLEVIDIAVPPDVQLGIIREAVRHPHIRGILVQKPIAGCFAEAKQIVDLCRDAGITLCVNQNMRYDQSVRACKTLLDQGHLGEPVLATIDMRAIPHWMPWQQRQGWMTCRIMSIHHLDAMRYWFGDPVRVFASFRTDPRTTFSHVDGIGLYILEYANGLRCQICDDVWAGPAREGAAEDLGITWRVEGTKGMARGTIGWPKYPLRCPSTIDWTTTDIGRWEQPRWDQVWFPDAFAGPMAELLVALETGVEPNLSGRDNLRTMALIDACYESANTHRAIEIPTPS; translated from the coding sequence TTGACTCCGCGTGAAAACGACTCGGTCGACTTGGGTATCGATCCCGTCATGCCGAAAAATCGCGAGGTGCCCATTGGATGCATCGGCGCCGGGTTCATCATGGATGATTGCCAGTTGGTGGCGTACGGAGCCGCGGGCTTTTATCCCGCGGCAATCGCTTCCCGGCGAAGAGAACAAGCCGCCTCGGTGGCAGAGCGGCATGGAATCAGCAAGGTCTTTGACAATCCAAACGAACTGCTGGCCGACAGTTCGCTTGAAGTCATCGACATCGCGGTCCCACCGGACGTTCAACTCGGCATCATTCGGGAAGCGGTTCGGCACCCGCACATCCGTGGCATCTTGGTTCAAAAACCCATCGCGGGTTGCTTTGCCGAGGCCAAGCAAATTGTTGATCTCTGCCGCGACGCTGGCATCACGCTTTGTGTCAACCAAAACATGCGTTACGACCAGTCGGTTCGGGCATGCAAGACGCTGCTGGATCAAGGCCACCTCGGCGAGCCTGTGTTAGCGACCATTGACATGCGAGCGATCCCGCACTGGATGCCTTGGCAACAACGGCAGGGGTGGATGACCTGCCGGATCATGTCGATCCACCACTTGGATGCAATGCGGTACTGGTTCGGTGATCCTGTTCGTGTCTTCGCCAGCTTCCGGACCGACCCGCGAACGACGTTCTCGCACGTGGACGGCATCGGGCTGTACATCCTGGAATACGCCAACGGTTTGCGTTGTCAAATTTGCGATGACGTGTGGGCAGGACCGGCTCGCGAAGGCGCGGCCGAAGACTTGGGGATCACTTGGCGAGTCGAGGGCACCAAGGGGATGGCTCGCGGAACCATCGGTTGGCCCAAGTACCCTCTTCGCTGCCCCAGCACGATCGATTGGACCACGACCGACATCGGCCGATGGGAACAACCACGATGGGACCAAGTCTGGTTCCCCGACGCGTTCGCCGGACCGATGGCAGAACTGCTGGTCGCGTTGGAAACCGGCGTCGAACCTAACCTGAGCGGTCGAGACAACCTGCGTACGATGGCCCTGATCGACGCATGCTACGAATCAGCAAACACCCACCGTGCGATCGAGATCCCAACACCTTCGTAG